In Nematostella vectensis chromosome 2, jaNemVect1.1, whole genome shotgun sequence, one genomic interval encodes:
- the LOC116616094 gene encoding YLP motif-containing protein 1-like, producing MDPYQYQQQAQLHLQQQYGQQAQYVQYAYFQPGQYGAAYGIQPQTQAALATYQPGVVQQGQIDPNQAYGQALVGQNTQAVFVGATGQSHQQPGVGVQGVLSQPPAPPDASAATSGVAVATGAVTLQSIEEAKAKYQKEYEQWKEQYTQWQAQHANHPDQKQFQEYQKQMQTWHEQQQQLLQAQAAALGQSQGGASTAPVAQGGAVGLPANEQYQGNVTQQGVSMQQQYQWQQQPYQQQTQQWQQQTSYQQQQQQQHHQQQPNHTQHRESQQNHQGFQTGLHRQQQQPEFKNQGQNSSSQPNQPWKQGQNSSSQPNQPWKQGQSSSSQPNQPWKQDQNSSSQPNQTWKQDQDPNSQPNQPWKQGQNSSSQPNQPWKQGQNSSPQPNKPWKQDQNSSSQPNQPWQQDQNSSSRPNQPWKQGQNSSSQPNQPWKQGQNSSSQPNQPWKQGQNSSSQPNQPWNQGQSYQSQNLQNYQRDDQSHHQEQENQSHNYKNQGFQSQQNNQQVGNKPWLQGAGSGGPRNSMDRQSGVQNIAYENQHQNQNQPSWMQNKSQQGFQGSSRKPPGLMDNQQQNQTGSKPAWLQGKDLNATMQRDDTARGQVQYNQNNQQKNVPRWMHNQNNQGNLQNTKTQWNHGQGDMGNQSTTFQSESRPNFAESYAKRIENAAQSKPQNEKPKWLQGKSEPTPTWLRDKESIDKMMDNDQNKSQSVENKPKELPKWLQSQKNQAPNSSSETKDSKWPQAPSIPDNTQTNEPNKPKWLQSGQSTDAISQDSKASEEQVKNDPKPLPKWLQQQTALASTVSSTATTGISSTAAPSTTLSSATEASSKKLDPKKELEFLHQQSVQLMKLAELEKKAKEANANAAKTEPAPGSASVPTSETGFAKFAPPPLPARPPTPPLKKVPCKFFPTCRYGKECRFKHPPCEAGNECEQTDCILDHSGPPLKPREEREKEQYEHTRETARSDYPTDRYPDDGRYTREEWERQEEDWRQRWDEWDRSTGERGPPPPYWDEHGRPPKDEWDRGYPPRDEWYQRPPDDREPYGRYDDYYRSERKAWPPRDEWEDERYRERRPYSPRAERERYDWPPYDRERSPGRERRSRSPYGREYRDRSPLRRPPAEYDRHGRPLPPPPDDYWRREAWERERRKSPPPLDWERGGQSYDRELDTPNDRVVEDYNHGRSRYPPSEWGPDADSHYDRRHDDRWDRHDPYVPRDEPHYPREHAEDSRTQQRNVQVVPVETILDCPGRDIRPDRIVIILRGPPGSGKTHVAKLIKDKEVSSGAHAPRILSLDDYFLTEVEKTEKDPETGKRIKKKVTEYVYEPEMEEVYMASLFKAFTKTLDDGFFPMVLMDATNDKVSHFEKYWSLAKQKGFEVYIVEISADAHACAKRNSHHRSFEEINKMVEEWEESPTYMLRLDVRPLLQDAIIREVEMEAADEASTSKDESKEKKEENKEEEEEEEPAIVLPKKSKWEESNLSAEQQLNKLDGIRPLRKRAREESPLLVPDDDDDPYDEKEDDMRIGKKRVRWADQEEKKQMEHRRRIGFCIGTDWSLLTDPNARIPEH from the exons ATGGATCCATACCAATACCAACAGCAAGCCCAACTTCATTTGCAACAACAATACGGTCAACAAGCGCAATACGTTCAATACGCTTACTTCCAACCCGGCCAATATGGCGCCGCGTATGGCATTCAGCCTCAAACACAAGCTGCACTTGCGACTTATCAGCCTGGGGTTGTACAGCAAGGGCAAATAGACCCTAACCAGGCTTACGGTCAAGCATTGGTCGGTCAAAATACTCAAGCTGTTTTTGTTGGAGCTACTGGACAATCTCACCAACAGCCAGGGGTCGGAGTTCAGGGTGTTTTGAGTCAACCACCGGCCCCCCCTGACGCCAGCGCTGCCACTAGCGGTGTAGCTGTGGCTACAGGTGCAGTTACACTGCAATCAATAGAGGAGGCAAAGGCTAAGTACCAGAAAGAATATGAGCAGTGGAAAGAGCAGTATACACAATGGCAAGCACAGCACGCAAATCACCCTGACCAGAAACAATTCCAGGAATACCAGAAACAGATGCAGACATGGCatgaacaacaacagcagcttCTACAAGCACAGGCAGCCGCTTTAGGACAGTCGCAGGGTGGGGCTAGTACTGCTCCTGTTGCCCAAGGTGGTGCAGTAGGTTTACCGGCAAATGAACAGTATCAGGGTAATGTGACACAACAAGGAGTAAGCATGCAGCAACAATATCAATGGCAACAACAACCATACCAGCAACAAACTCAACAATGGCAGCAACAAACTTCTTaccagcagcagcagcagcaacaacatcatcagcAACAACCAAACCATACTCAACACAGGGAGAGTCAACAAAATCATCAAGGTTTTCAAACAGGATTACATagacagcaacaacaaccagaatttaaaaatcaagGCCAGAATTCAAGCTCCCAACCAAATCAACCATGGAAACAAGGCCAGAATTCAAGCTCTCAGCCAAATCAACCATGGAAACAAGGCCAGAGTTCAAGCTCCCAACCAAATCAACCATGGAAACAAGACCAGAATTCAAGCTCTCAGCCAAATCAAACATGGAAACAAGACCAGGATCCAAACTCTCAACCAAATCAACCATGGAAACAAGGCCAGAATTCAAGCTCTCAGCCAAATCAACCATGGAAACAAGGCCAGAATTCAAGCCCCCAACCAAATAAACCATGGAAACAAGACCAGAATTCAAGCTCTCAGCCAAATCAACCATGGCAACAAGACCAGAATTCAAGCTCTCGACCGAATCAACCATGGAAACAAGGCCAGAATTCAAGCTCTCAGCCAAATCAACCATGGAAACAAGGCCAGAATTCAAGCTCTCAACCAAATCAACCATGGAAACAAGGCCAGAATTCAAGCTCTCAGCCAAATCAACCATGGAATCAAGGCCAGAGTTACCAATCTCAAAACCTTCAAAATTACCAACGTGATGATCAGAGCCATCACCAAGAACAAGAGAATCAGTCCCATAACTACAAAAATCAAGGGTTTCAATCACAGCAGAACAACCAACAAGTTGGCAACAAGCCATGGCTCCAGGGGGCTGGGAGTGGAGGCCCAAGAAATTCTATGGACAGACAATCAGGTGTTCAAAACATAGCATATGAGAACCaacatcaaaatcaaaatcagCCATCGTGGATGCAAAACAAGAGCCAGCAGGGATTCCAGGGGTCTTCAAGAAAGCCACCAGGTCTTATGGATAATCAGCAGCAAAATCAAACTGGTTCAAAGCCTGCATGGCTTCAGGGTAAAGACTTGAATGCAACCATGCAAAGAGATGATACTGCGAGAGGCCAGGTGCAATACAACCAAAACAATCAACAGAAAAATGTACCCAGGTGGATGCATAATCAGAATAACCAAGGTAATCTGCAAAATACCAAAACACAGTGGAATCATGGACAAGGTGACATGGGCAATCAATCAACAACTTTTCAAAGTGAGAGTAGGCCAAACTTTGCTGAAAGTTATGCTAAGAGAATTGAAAATGCTGCACAAAGCAAACCCCAGAATGAGAAACCAAAGTGGCTGCAGGGAAAATCTGAGCCAACTCCTACTTGGCTCAGAGACAAGGAATCCATTGACAAAATGATGGATAATGATCAGAACAAGTCACAGTCAGTTGAAAACAAACCCAAAGAGCTTCCTAAATGGTTGCAAAGCCAAAAAAATCAAGCTCCTAATTCTTCTTCAGAAACAAAAGATTCTAAATGGCCACAGGCACCTTCAATACCAGATAATACACAAACCAATGAGCCAAACAAACCAAAATGGCTGCAAAGTGGGCAATCTACCGACGCTATATCTCAGGATTCAAAAGCTAGTGAGGAGCAAGTTAAAAACGACCCAAAACCACTTCCTAAGTGGCTTCAGCAGCAGACGGCATTAGCAAGTACTGTATCATCTACTGCGACAACAGGCATAAGTTCAACGGCAGCTCCATCTACCACTTTGTCATCTGCAACTGAAGCAAGTTCGAAGAAGTTGGATCCAAAGAAGGAGCTTGAATTCCTACATCAGCAGTCCGTACAGCTGATGAAACTTGCTGAGTTAGAGAAAAAAGCTAAAGAAG CTAATGCTAATGCTGCGAAGACAGAACCAGCTCCAGGAAGTGCTTCTGTCCCAACCTCAGAAACTGGTTTTGCAAAATttgcaccaccaccactaccagccagaccacccaccccacccctcaaAAAAGTCCCCTGCAAGTTCTTTCCAACATGTCGATATGGCAAAGAGTGTCGGTTCAAGCATCCACCTTGTGAGGCTGGCAATGA GTGTGAGCAAACAGACTGTATCCTTGACCATTCTGGGCCACCTCTTAAACcgagagaggagagagagaagGAACAATATGAA CATACCAGAGAAACAGCAAGAAGTGATTACCCGACTGACCGATATCCAGATGACGGCAGATATACAAGAGAGGAATGGGAACGGCAAGAGGAGGACTGGCGCCAGCGGTGGGATGAGTGGGATAGGTCAACAGGAGAAAGGGGGCCGCCGCCTCCTTATTGGGATGAGCATGGTCGACCGCCTAAGGATGAGTGGGATCGAGGCTATCCTCCAAGGGATGAGTGGTACCAGAGACCTCCAGATGATAGGGAACCTTATGGTAGATACGATGACTATTACAGAAGTGAGAGAAAAGCCTGGCCACCTCGAGATGAGTGGGAGGATGAAAGGTACAGGGAGCGCCGTCCTTACTCTCCCAGGGCAGAACGGGAAAGGTATGACTGGCCGCCTTATGACAGGGAGCGTTCTCCTGGACGAGAAAGGCGCTCCAGGTCCCCTTATGGGCGTGAATACAGGGACAGGTCCCCACTTAGACGGCCACCAGCAGAGTATGATCGTCATGGTAGGCCGCTACCACCACCCCCTGACGATTATTGGCGGCGGGAAGCGTGGGAGAGAGAACGCCGAAAGTCCCCACCACCACTGGACTGGGAGAGAGGGGGACAAAGCTATG ACAGAGAGCTGGACACACCTAATGATAGAGTTGTAGAGGATTATAATCATGGTAGAAGCAGATATCCACCCTCTGAATGGGGCCCCGATGCTGATAGCCATTATGACAGAAGACATGATGACAGATGGGACAGACACGACCCTTATGTCCCAAGAGATGAACCCCACTATCCAAGGGAGCATGCAGAGGATAGCAGAACACAGCAGAGAAATGTCCAAGTTGTACCAGTAGAGACAATCTTAGACTGTCCTGGCAGGGATATCCGTCCAGACCGA ATTGTCATCATTCTGAGAGGCCCCCCTGGAAGTGGGAAAACTCATGTCGCAAAACTCATCAAG GACAAGGAAGTCAGTAGTGGTGCTCATGCGCCACGAATCCTTAGCCTGGATGACTATTTCCTGACAGAGGTAGAGAAAACTGAAAAAGACCCAGAAACAGGAAAAAGAATCAAGAAAAAG GTGACTGAGTATGTCTATGAGCCTGAGATGGAAGAGGTGTACATGGCAAGCCTCTTCAAGGCTTTCACTAAAACGTTGGATGATGGCTTCTTCCCTATGGTGCTGATGGATGCCACCAATGATAag GTCAGCCACTTCGAAAAGTACTGGAGTCTTGCCAAGCAGAAGGGATTTGAG GTGTATATTGTAGAGATCAGCGCTGATGCCCATGCATGTGCTAAACGCAACAGTCACCACAGAAGCTTCGAGGAGATCAACAAG ATGGTTGAGGAATGGGAAGAAAGCCCTACATATATGCTTAGACTAGATGTGCGGCCTCTCTTACAAGATGCTATTATCAGAGAG GTTGAGATGGAAGCTGCAGATGAAGCCTCTACTTCAAAGGATGAATccaaggaaaaaaaggaagagaATAAAGAAGAGGAGGAAGAAGAGGAG CCTGCGATAGTGCTGCCAAAAAAGAGCAAATGGGAGGAGTCTAACTTGAGTGCTGAACAACAGCTCA ACAAGCTGGACGGAATCCGTCCATTAAGAAAGCGAGCAAGAGAAGAATCGCCTCTGCTCGTTCctgacgatgatgacgacCCTTACGATGAGAAGGAAGATGACATGAGGATTGGAAAAAAAAGG GTGCGTTGGGCTGACCAGGAAGAGAAGAAGCAAATGGAGCACCGTCGCCGCATAGGGTTTTGTATCGGGACTGACTGGAGTCTCTTGACAGATCCAAACGCTCGTATTCCCGAACACTAA